In the genome of Malania oleifera isolate guangnan ecotype guangnan chromosome 5, ASM2987363v1, whole genome shotgun sequence, the window TAGATCACAAATGAACTGATTAATCTCTATGGGTGGAAGGGTCTGCCATCAATTCATAATCATTAAAAATTAACTTAGATGACaactttaattacataaattAATAGGTACAAGTCTTTATTGTACACATTTAAAGTATTGGgactaaaataaattttatttaaaaatataaagacTTACTTGTGATTTGAGAGGTAGAGGTTGATGCACATACGGATCATCGACGGACGCCAATGGTACTTTTGATGCACCCAAGAACACCGACTTAGGATAATTACatcacttcaaaaaaaaaaaaatacatataataaattgatatgtaaaattttaatttcacacGCATCAAAAGTTTTGGGtactttaattaatgattttgtaaaaagattttacaatttacatcatttttttttcatctgcATACTTCCCTAGATTTGATCATTTTGTGGGTCAAAAATCAAACTTGATTTAACAAAAAataacattcaaattttatgtttttattttttattttttattttttttatttttttttaagaatagtCCCTTTTGTGATTTgtaacattattttattttgtatattatttttttgcACATCTATAGCATAGTTCTTTACTAGTATTATACACTTATATAATTTACATGTAAATATCTATGTTATATATTTAATGGGCAAAAGAAACACGCATAATGTTTAGTggaatgtgaaatataacgataaAATACTTTATTACTTGCCCACAAACACACAAGTTAAGGAGCGTAAATTGCGCGATATAGAAGTTGACGAACATCGAGAGACGACATTAATGATACTTTCGACACAACACCAGCAAAGatagtaataaaataattagatccttctagaaatgaaaaataatatatataataaattagtaAATATGGGTTACCTCTTGTCATATAACTTAAATagaacaaatttaaaaaataaataaataagcaaatAGCATAGCATTTAATGTTTATTAATTGATGAATTTgattcttctttctttctttcttttcttatttttgttttttaacttataaattaaaaaatttaaaaaaaaagttaaacaacaaatgcattatttaatatattaaaagtcAATTTGGCATGGTAATAATATTTTCCAAAGCAAGAATAGGAACAACATCTACGTTGAAGAAAATCaccaaaaagaataaaagaaaaaacataaGTTAAGAGAGATGAATCACGTGAGGTAGAAGGTGACGAATGTAAGCATCATCGAGGGACGACAATGGTACTTTTGATGCGTCCCGCAATGCCAAcatacataattaaataattagatcATTTTAGAAATGAAAAGTAGAATATATAAtaaattcataaataaaatataaatttcatacgtcattaatatttagttttaaatttttttgattaTTTTATACCCAATTATTAATGAATAAcgaatttctttcttatttctttcctttttttttttttactcaaataaactaaagattttAACGCTTAATATATCAACGCATAGTAAAATAATCActtatgattaaaaaaaaatgtttcatTCAAAATAGTATCACATTACTTAGTTTATATTAATGTCTTTTTTTAAATGGTAAAACTGTAACATGCAAAGTGTGAGTGTGACGAACCGATGCATAGCAAAGGAGCGATGATCAACGCATAGATTTgactttaaataaatttaagcaaGTAGCATTTAATGTTTATTATTGATGAATTTGcttcttctttattttattttttaatttttgactcttacctaataaaataaaaatcaaaagatAAAAGCAAGAGTTAATTAAGGAACAAAaagtattattaaatatattaaaataaacatggcatgttaataatatttttcaaagtaagaAAGAGAATAACGTCAAATAAAATGTCAGATGGTCGGTCGTTTTTTTGACTTTTCAActgtaagtttttcaaaataaaaagagtaacACTATTATGTATCGATCTGTAATACCACAAGCCGAAACCCTTaatcttacaaaaaaaaaaaaacaaaaataattataagagagagagagagagagagagagagagagagagagagggcaatTTCCCATTATTTTAATGTTGAGGCTCACTTATAAAAAGGGGGCTCGGTTGTCTTCCCATGCATCCATCTCTATCTCCATCCTTCCATTTCCATAGCAGAGGAAGATCAATTGCTTTAGTTTTAATGGGGGGTTTGAAGGTTCATGGTCTCTCATTCTCCACATGCACCATGAGAGTTCTGGCTTGCCTCTACGAGAAAGACTTGCAGTTTGAGCTGGTCACTGTGGACATGAACGCCGCTGAACACAAGTCCCCGCCTTTCCTCTCCCTCAATGTAAGTGTTACCAAACACAACGCCCCCACTCCAACGTATTTTGCACTACCCTCCATCTGTTTGGTTCCAGAGAAAGTTCTTCACGATAAAATTTTGATTGATCAATCCTTCATCATGAGAATTTTACATTTTAGAACTGTCGATTTAATATACAAACACCCTGATTTGACTCAAAATCTTAAACAATTTAGTTTTGAGCATATCTATGCATTAAAGTCACCCATCTTTTACTTAATTTTATAATGTGGAATAATTATTTCAAGTAAATTTTCAACAAAGAAGATGGAGAAATAAAATAGAACTTTGGAgaaatgaacttttttttttctttctaaattatCTGGtagaatttaataaataatgttCACTGCAAAAATTGCAAGTAACTTTATTAATTAGTTGATTgtgtataatattatatttatatttatccGAGATTAATATTATTAATACTCATACTAAACTATAAATTTTTGAACATTTTGTGATAAAAAATCATTTTCCCCAAAAGTCCGttataactttaaaaatatttttaagaagaaaaaaattactaacaaattatttaaaaaaaatttttggtcatcgaagaaaatgaaaagaaaaattaaaataaaacaaaaatctaattttacttatattaatatttattttttcttaggTTTTAagcatattaaaataaatttgcatttttaatattatttgaaaaattacacttattttcttttaaaaaaaaaaaaatttgttgacCTTTGGTTGACTTTTTGGTGCAGCCGTTTGGTCAAATCCCAGCCTTTGAAGACGGTGAACTGAAGCTCTTTGGTACAAAAAAAGTCCTCACaactttgctttttctttttgtttttttggtgcATTTGTGTGTGCTTTCCGCTCATACCATTAATGGGTGTATAATGGTTTGACTTTGATCTTCCTTGATCCGCAGAATCAAGGGCAATAATCCAGTACATCGCCCACAAGTACAAATATAGTGGGACCCAATTTGTCTGCACCGACTCCAAAAAAATGGCCATCGCAGGGGTGTGGGTAGAGGTGGAGGCCCACCAGTTCAATCCGGTGGCAGCTAAGCTGACATTTGAGCTAGCCCTCAAGCCACTGATGGGCATGACTGCTGACCTGGTTGTGGTGGAAGAGAATGAGTTGAAGCTAGCTAAGGTTTTGGACGTATATGAGGCTCGACTGGCTCAAGCCAAGTACCTAGCCGGGGAATGTTTCAGCTTGGCTGATCTGTATCACCTCCCTTGCATTCAATACTTGATGGGGACGCGTGCAAAGGAGTTGTTTGCATCACGTCCCAACGTAAGCGCGTGGTGCACTGACATCATGGCTCGGCCTGCTTGGTCAAAGGTGCTCGCACTGCAAAAGAAACCCTAACTAAAAAGATTCTACTCATTTGAAATCCACCCATCACAAGATGTTATATTGATGTTTGAATACATTAAAGTGACATTACACTCCTGTCAACTAGAATAATACCAAATCACATCTTAGATTTATCTAAGTATTGAAGTAATATCTTGCGAGATTGTCGGGTTTCAAGAATTAGATGAAGGAGTCGTACTATGCTAGTCTTTTTTGACCTAATAAGTGATGAGTGATGGATGGAACTTGGGTAGATAGCCCTAACAATaatgatttcttcttcttttttaattttcgTGAAGAGCATGTTGTGGGTGGAGAATTTTAGGTGCTTTGTGTCATGCATCTCGCGTGATTTGGCTTGTTGTGCTTATGAATGTATGCCTATCTACCTTGTAGTTAGTTGGAATCAAAGGTGGACAGTAATCTGCGGAAGTTGATGGTGCATTGTGTTTTGTTGGTTATTAATTGGGTATAATAGTTATCTTgtttcatttttgacttcttgtTTTAAATAACATAATAGTTATTTAAAAGATCGAAATatctttaataaaaataaaaatcaatccaagcttttgttttttattttttggttaccAAGATTGTTCTTAATTATTCACTATTTTCCAATGGAGGGAGGTCCGGGCAGCCTTGCAATGCAAAATGAGTTAAACACCCTTCTCCTTTGACGCTCTATCTCATATTTGTAGTTTATAATAATCTAAATTAGAGGTGTTTAATTTAACCTAGCCTAATTGCAAATCACCAAAACAAATCCATCTACACGGTTTGTGCCTCCGATCTGAAGTAGtgccacttttttttttggggtcgCAAATAAAAAATGATGAAGAAGCCACCAAGTTTAACCGCCATTGAGTCCTTATCTTGTTAGATCAAGTCATGGTTATTGCTCCACAGTAAACATGATAGTTATAGATGGTTAATTCacaatcatataacatcaaaAAGCTTCATATAACCAAGGTACATTGTTCACATCCTATCAAAATATTAGAATATCATGAGCATAAAACAACCAAAAGACTCATAATTCAAGTACATGTTAACATCCAGTCACTTGCCAAAAGATCACCAAAAATTCATTCCTAGGCAATGAGAATCTTCCTCCACAACAGTAGCGAACAGCAGTAGTGGTGCAGTGCAATGTAATGAAGTTTGGTGGCAGCAAAAACAGTAGCAAACAGTAGTAGAGCTACTTGGGTGGCAGCAAAGACGTTAGCAAAGAGCAGCAGTCATGCGGTGAAGGAGCAGCAGCTGCCCATGCATTGGGTGGTAGCACAGGGCAGCAGCGACCTGTGCATTGAAGCTTGATGAAGCTGCTGCAGCTTCCCCATCCCAGATTGCTCCTCCCAGCAGCCACCATCAAGTGAAATGTCGAACTCTGATGGCAAAAGAGGTACAAACCAAGTATCTGCCTTGCTCATTGCTAGGTTTGAGACCAGCGGATCCACTGGACAATATACCATCACCAAATGAATTGCAGATCTGTCGGAGTATCATGTTTCTGGATAGTTAGAAAGCCGGTTCCATGCATCAACAAAACTATTATTGACTCATCCCCCATCCAATCCACCATCTCAGTTAGATGACAAATTGACTAGGttagttaattaatttagttaaatgactaatcatttgaaattaaattcaTTCATTTAAATGATAGATCTTATTTgaattttacacacacacacacacacacacacacatatatatatatatatatatatatatatatatatatatatatttatatcaaaataaaataagatctaatttatgaatgaatatataaACATATGACAATATTTCTTTAGGTTTGAGATTCATGTTCCCTGTAATTTCAACTCCCTTTTCAAACATGAATACCATTTGTGGTAAGGTTGGCAGGTGGTCGGCCAACAGGGCTGATGACATATATAGGATTCAAATTCAATTAGCACTTTGAAATGTAAGGATAATGGAAAAAGTGAAAATTTTATTATGTAGACTATGTTGAAGACTAATATGTTTTGACCCATGGAAAGCTATTCATTTAATTCTTTAAAGTAATATTGAAATTTCATGGATAGCCTTGAACAAACCTAACAAGCATATAATTCTAGCTGGAGAAAGTCGCACAACTTACTTTTTACTTTTGGTATTTTCAGTTTTGTTTAGGTATAAATGCTGTACATTGGGAACACACTAACGCGGTGGTTCTTCCCATTCTACAACATATGATTATCTACAATGTCACGAATGACAATGAGAAAGAAACAGAATTTAATGCCATGAGATACATCATGGCACAACGTGAAATACATAGAGAACATAAAGGAGGTTGAAGCTATGTACTATTGAAGTTGACACCATCAAAGTAAAACTTGAactttgattaataattttagttatatctTTTGCCCTCCTTCAAAAGAATAAAGTAGAAGTGTTCCCCTTAGAATTTTTCGAAAGGTGACTCtcagtttcatatttcatataGAAATTTAAATAGAATCTTTGAAAAAGACTTTCTCATTTTGTCATAAGACAACTTACTATCTTTGGGGTCTGATCCTACACCACTACTCAATACCTTTAGTGGATCAATTATATTTTACAAGTTAATTCCTAACTTTTATCTCATATCACGACATAAGTAAGCAGTTCTTATTGCATCGGCCCAAAACCCCACTAATTCATCTTTACGGTGCTTCCTCTATCAATTAGATTCTTTATCCATAGAATAAAATGTATCTAGCATATCTGTTTCTTCATATTTCGACATCTATGAAGTTTCTTTCTTTGCTACAGCTGATAAAAATTGTTGTTTTGGATGATGCATATGTAGAAAccctattttgtttctcatattTACTATCTGATTTAATTTTTATCTCCTTTTTTCTTTCTATAGTGGAGATAGTCGCACATAATTACAGATTACAGCCATATTATTAAAAGCTTGATGGAAAAATGGGTTTCGTTCTAGTccttgaaaataatatttcaaagCTTTTGTATGTTTTCCATTACTTGTGTGTATAAGGCCTATACTATATAACTTCGATAATAGAGATCCATTTCTAGTTGTTGGgttttccctccttgtggggcccaacaattggtaagagttttttttttaacgGCTGTTGGCTTCTCAAGGAAGCAGTACTCGCCTTCAGCAAAAGGTCTCACGCGTAGTGGCTGACCCTtcatctcctttttctttatttccatttttcctgCTTGCTGCCATTGGACTCTTTATTTTTACTAGCTCCCAATGCTTGCAGCACTCCTTCTGCCTACAGTAGCTCCTCACAACTGTAGGGCTGCCAGTCTTCTTCTCCAGCAGCTGCGGCTGTAAGCTACTGCCCTCACTCTTGGACTCCAACTATGTATTATTAACAACATATTGAGATATTCTGGTTGTGCTATTTTGGTTGATTCTTTTGGGagttttgttcagaatatttggtgagagCTTTCCATCTTGttacatttgtttatacacttttgtgtatttgtaaggcatatgtcttttgtatccactttgtataacatattttgtgatagtggatttggaccaccgtgccccgtggacgtacctcaacatttgagggaatcacattaaatttcttgtgtctcaatttttttattgtttgcatcactctattgatttacttgtgagaatttgttcgtatatattatattttttgccaacaagtggtatcagagacgtgttatttgtacgcattaaatttgtgtaaatcatggTTGGTAATTTTGGTTGTATGATTAGTTAtaatggaagcaattgggtaacttggaaaacaaaaatgcaagatattttattttgcaaagatttggatgggcCTATTGAGGGTAATAGCCAAAAGCCTAAAGACAtgagtgatgatgagtggaataggcttaataggaaaaccgttggtgttatccggcaatggattgatgatagtatttttcatcatgtttttACCGAAACTTcggcacatgaattgtggaaaaaactGGAGtgtctttatgatagaaagtcggctacaaataaagcttttcttttccaaaaattggtgaatttgaaatataaagatggtggtcttattactgagcatttgaatgagatgaaaaatattatcaatcagcttgctactttgaaaatagtttttgattaTGAATTGCAAGTCTTAATGCTTCTTAACTCTTTGCCagaaagttgggagactttggttgtgactGTTAGTAATTCAACTTccgatggaattgttactatgaatcaagtaactagcagcttgttgaatgaagaaattagaagaaaatcagttggctCTTCTCATTCTGAGGCCCTTGTGACAGAAAACCGGGGGAGAGGCAGAAGCAAAAGTAGATATTCTCAccgtaatgataaatcaagaggtcGGTCCAGTTCAGTTTcgaaaaaagatattgagtgccactattgtcataaaaaggggcatatgaagtgggagtgtagaaaattgaaatttaaggagcaaaacaaagagaaaaattttgagaaaaagcatgaagacacaacttcagttgcattaatttgacaaatcaagagactgattgggttattgatttcggtgcatcattccatgtcacttcacggggagatttcttcacttcttattcaaaaggaaattatggagttgttcggatgggaaatgaaggtCTGTCAAAAATTGTTGACATtggaaatgtttgtttggaaacaaatctTGGATGTAAGTTagtgctcaaagatgtgagacatgtacccgatattcgactaaatttgatatctaccgaaaagcttgatgatgaagggttatacaaccattttggtgatggaaaatggaagctcacaaagggtaatttggtggtggctaaaggcaagaaaaCCGGTACACTTTATATGAtccaaggtaaaattggtaatggtgttgtgaatgcaattgaaagtcactcttccaccgatttgtggtataagcggcttgggcacatgagtgaaaaaggaatgtAGTTTTTGTTAAAAAAGAAGCTCCTACCCGGGATGAAAGGTACctctcttaaagcttgtgttcattgtttggccggtaagcaacatagagctccttttcgtgcaaagtttgttactaaaaaatctaatgttttagatttgatacattcagatgtatgtggtcctttgaaagttaaatctcatggtggtgcactttattttgttacctttattgataattgttcaagaaaagtttgggcttacactttgaagactaaagatcaaGTCTTAGATATGTATAAGCATTTTCaggttaaaattgaaagggagactggaaagaaggtgaaatgtgtgcgctctgataatggtggagagtacattggcccatttgatgcatattgttacagCCAAGGAATTAGGCATCAAAAGACcgtcaagaaaacccctcaacaaaatggtattgctgaaaggatgaaccgcactatactggagagaatgagatgtatgctctttcatgcgaagttgccaaaatcattttggggtgatgCAATGAGGACGGcagtggacttgattaatttgtctccttcaatTCCTTTACTTTGTGAAGTTcctgaaaaaatttggaaaggtaaggatgttacttatgatcacttgaaagtgtttagttgtcgtgcatttgttcatattccaaaagatgaaagatccaaacttgatgacaagacaatgcaatgtatttttcttggctatgagcatgatgaatttggatacagattatgggatccaattgacaagaaaattgttagaaaccaagatgttgtattttttgaagatcaaacaattgaagattttggcacggttgagcaaccacaatctaatgggaatgattttgttgacttagacttaccttctccacctttggcacatgatgaaaatagggaagatgttcttccacctcttgaagatgttggaaatgatgaaattcctaatgatgttgaagatgaaaatgagggggagcaacaagttcaagagcaagctcaattgagaaggtcttcaagagagccaagactttcatctaaatatccatcaagtgactaTGTTACTCTAACGGATCAAGGGGAAcccgaaagctatcaagaagccatgaaccatgaaaataaagttgaatggatggagACTATGCAAAAGGAAGTGAATTCCATTgttgacaatcacacttatgatttggttaaacttcctcctggaaagaaagctttgaaaaataaatgggtgtttaggcttaaaaatgatggaaagaatctttggtacaaggctaggcttgtggtaaaaggcattggtcagaaaaagggaattgactttgatgaaatattctcaccgaTTGTAAAAATGTCATCTATTCGGGTTGTTCTTGGCACGAcagcatacttgaatttagaagttgagcaactagatgtgaaaaccaccttcttacatggtgacttggaaaatgaaatttacatggaacaaccagaaggcttcaaacaaaaagggaaagagaatttaatgtgcaaattaaagaaaagtttgtatgggttgaagcaagtaccacggagatggtacaagaaatttgattcttcatgattgatcatggttactcaaaaacctctttggatgattgtgtgtttgtgaaaaaattttcggATGgcacttatattattctcttgctctatattgatgatatgctcattgtaggacAGGACTTCTCTAAGATTGAAAAattgaagttggagttgagcaagtcttttactatgaaagacttgggaccaacaaaacaaattcttggcatgagaattgttcgtgatcgtgaaaaaaggcaaatttggttgtctcaagaaagttacattgaaaaagtgcttgagaagt includes:
- the LOC131156347 gene encoding glutathione S-transferase-like, producing the protein MHPSLSPSFHFHSRGRSIALVLMGGLKVHGLSFSTCTMRVLACLYEKDLQFELVTVDMNAAEHKSPPFLSLNPFGQIPAFEDGELKLFESRAIIQYIAHKYKYSGTQFVCTDSKKMAIAGVWVEVEAHQFNPVAAKLTFELALKPLMGMTADLVVVEENELKLAKVLDVYEARLAQAKYLAGECFSLADLYHLPCIQYLMGTRAKELFASRPNVSAWCTDIMARPAWSKVLALQKKP